In Romboutsia lituseburensis, a genomic segment contains:
- a CDS encoding MBL fold metallo-hydrolase: MYKYKDIILTESNVEKIEQDIYYTLENYNIAEIKNLKEIDCFVENVLYIQKGKNDFLEVLSYIKYNLGEYLLAFQYGLQSFNFNQNSTGIIYATLSLLNLGLYSQAHFTFINNKEKIIDIINSNKSQPDDIINILIYFGVDITLIDDIQSNIENLKDKRKKYLYILINLIRDRKKDIFNDGKNNIQERHLKSYRNEMLDISNILLELNLPTLSDLCSLILEFKEDEIDFYKMLPCDNLETYIGKVLLESIDIKESEIRYIPKNISKYDFKDDNVEIVSYKSKSLVSMHLLRINDEYLIIDCGAHINNLKLEKINIENFINENEIPREKIKSIIISHAHLDHYGSLDVVQEYVDEIYMTKDTYNIINIVAKTINIDESKVKIKKDYDIFKIGNLNIKFFPTNHIKGSIGVCVEFNNKKIVYTGDFSFNRQCTTQYIDQNNFYEFKDADYLIMETTCGYKDIDLPYIYNKKLFTYFVDLSIKNNKKVIVPSFSVGIAQEYYELINNSTIKANVLVDGSATKVNEYYNKVKNNVIANNQLNYNKRKSIEEKYYENDIIIVSSGLINDISLAEKYFNLALNDKNMVTILKCKTIGKNLLERKLNAYDSISINLVDITLSSHANYEDLLKTINMIKPENLIMVHGKGIKLYDDLYNV; the protein is encoded by the coding sequence ATGTATAAATATAAAGATATTATACTGACAGAATCTAACGTTGAAAAAATAGAGCAAGATATATACTATACATTAGAAAATTATAATATAGCAGAGATAAAAAATTTAAAAGAAATAGATTGTTTTGTTGAAAATGTATTATATATACAAAAAGGCAAAAATGATTTTTTAGAAGTTTTATCTTATATAAAATATAATTTAGGTGAGTATTTATTGGCATTTCAATATGGATTACAAAGTTTTAATTTTAATCAAAATAGCACAGGGATAATATATGCTACATTATCCCTTTTAAATTTAGGATTATATAGTCAAGCACACTTTACTTTTATAAACAATAAAGAAAAAATAATAGATATCATAAACTCAAACAAATCACAACCAGATGATATTATAAATATATTGATATACTTTGGAGTAGATATAACTTTAATCGATGACATTCAAAGTAATATAGAAAATTTAAAAGATAAGAGAAAAAAATATTTATATATTTTAATAAATTTAATTAGAGATAGAAAAAAAGATATTTTTAATGATGGAAAAAATAATATACAAGAACGACATTTAAAATCATATAGAAATGAGATGCTAGATATATCAAATATTTTACTAGAACTAAATTTACCTACTTTATCTGATTTATGTAGTTTGATTTTAGAATTTAAAGAAGATGAAATAGACTTTTATAAAATGTTACCTTGTGATAATCTTGAAACATACATAGGCAAGGTATTACTAGAATCTATAGATATTAAAGAGAGTGAAATTAGATATATACCAAAAAACATATCTAAATATGATTTTAAGGATGATAATGTTGAAATAGTTAGCTATAAATCAAAATCATTAGTTAGTATGCATTTGTTAAGAATTAATGATGAATATCTAATAATTGATTGTGGAGCTCACATTAATAATTTGAAATTAGAAAAAATAAATATCGAAAACTTTATAAATGAAAATGAAATTCCTAGAGAAAAGATTAAGTCAATTATAATTAGTCATGCACATTTAGATCATTATGGTAGTTTGGATGTTGTTCAAGAATATGTAGATGAAATATATATGACTAAAGACACTTATAACATAATAAATATCGTAGCAAAAACAATAAATATAGATGAAAGTAAGGTTAAAATAAAAAAAGATTATGATATATTTAAAATTGGAAATTTAAATATTAAATTTTTCCCTACGAATCATATAAAAGGATCTATAGGGGTTTGTGTAGAGTTTAATAATAAAAAAATTGTTTACACAGGTGATTTTTCATTTAATAGACAATGTACTACTCAATATATAGATCAAAATAATTTTTATGAGTTTAAAGATGCAGATTACTTAATTATGGAGACTACTTGCGGATACAAAGATATAGATCTTCCATATATATACAATAAAAAACTATTTACGTATTTTGTAGACTTATCAATAAAAAATAATAAGAAGGTAATTGTTCCATCATTTTCAGTAGGAATAGCACAAGAATATTATGAGTTAATTAATAACAGTACAATAAAAGCTAATGTACTTGTAGATGGATCAGCAACAAAGGTTAATGAATATTATAATAAAGTAAAAAATAATGTAATTGCAAATAATCAACTAAATTATAATAAAAGAAAAAGCATAGAGGAAAAGTATTATGAAAATGATATTATAATAGTAAGTTCAGGCCTAATTAATGATATTAGTTTAGCAGAAAAGTATTTTAATCTAGCATTAAATGATAAAAATATGGTAACAATCTTAAAATGTAAGACTATAGGCAAGAATTTATTAGAGCGTAAGCTAAATGCTTATGATTCTATATCTATAAATCTTGTTGATATTACCTTATCATCTCATGCAAATTATGAAGATTTATTAAAAACGATAAATATGATAAAACCTGAAAACTTAATAATGGTTCATGGTAAAGGAATAAAATTGTATGATGATTTATATAATGTTTAA
- a CDS encoding D-alanyl-D-alanine carboxypeptidase family protein, producing the protein MKKRLSILVAFLMVFTSMLGATGKSFANNTKLDLTAKYAVLMDYETGEVLYGKNRNEKLYPASTTKVWTAHVVLKHVPDLSQVIEIKDLPPIDGSSMYLRNGESFTVRDLLNALLVHSSNDAAYVLATYVSGSKSEFVKLMNEEAKAIGAKNTHFNNPHGLPDKEHYTTAYDMALMAREAMSDEVFRNIVKTKTLTFEATEAYPYARIFKNTNKFLSSNEKIKYKGEEINIQYDIVDGIKTGYTDDAGRCLLSSGVKNNMRLISAVFKTNGNNLYLDSRTLLDYGFENYYTTTIVEKEKFTNSKKVLLSKQGELVYEPEYSYKTILPNGTKPKDYTTNIKLDKIDLPIHKGDKVGVLEVSNGDKLEHTINLVAKDNVNSIFGIITENKAIMSAVKLALAGLGALVIFILLIILRKKSKKRKKYNSSIYSNKTKHPKKRRR; encoded by the coding sequence ATGAAAAAAAGACTATCAATTTTAGTTGCATTTCTTATGGTCTTCACCTCTATGCTAGGGGCTACAGGAAAATCATTTGCTAATAATACAAAGCTTGATTTGACTGCAAAATATGCGGTTTTAATGGATTATGAAACTGGGGAAGTATTATATGGTAAAAATAGAAATGAAAAACTTTATCCTGCTTCTACTACTAAAGTTTGGACTGCTCATGTTGTATTAAAACATGTACCAGATCTAAGTCAAGTAATAGAAATCAAAGATTTACCACCAATAGATGGTTCTAGTATGTATTTAAGAAATGGTGAATCTTTTACAGTGAGAGACTTATTAAATGCCCTTTTAGTTCACTCATCTAACGATGCTGCTTATGTACTTGCTACATATGTAAGTGGTAGCAAATCAGAATTTGTAAAGTTAATGAATGAAGAGGCTAAAGCTATAGGCGCTAAAAATACTCACTTTAACAATCCACACGGATTACCAGATAAAGAACATTATACTACAGCTTATGATATGGCTTTAATGGCAAGAGAAGCTATGAGTGATGAAGTTTTCAGAAATATTGTAAAAACAAAAACTTTAACATTCGAAGCAACTGAGGCATATCCTTATGCTAGAATCTTTAAAAATACTAATAAATTTTTAAGTTCTAATGAAAAAATCAAGTATAAAGGCGAAGAAATAAATATTCAATATGATATCGTTGATGGAATTAAAACAGGTTATACGGATGATGCCGGTAGATGCCTGTTATCTAGTGGTGTAAAAAATAATATGAGACTCATATCTGCTGTTTTCAAAACTAATGGAAATAACTTATATTTAGATTCTAGAACTTTATTAGATTACGGATTTGAGAATTACTATACAACTACTATAGTTGAAAAAGAGAAATTTACAAATAGTAAAAAAGTTTTACTTAGTAAGCAAGGTGAATTAGTCTATGAACCAGAATATAGTTATAAAACAATTTTACCTAATGGAACTAAGCCAAAAGATTATACTACAAATATCAAATTAGACAAAATTGATTTACCTATTCATAAAGGGGATAAAGTAGGAGTTTTGGAAGTATCTAATGGAGATAAATTAGAACATACAATAAATTTAGTTGCTAAAGATAATGTAAACAGCATATTTGGTATAATAACAGAAAATAAAGCAATTATGTCAGCTGTCAAACTGGCTTTAGCTGGATTAGGTGCATTAGTCATTTTTATTTTACTTATTATTTTAAGAAAAAAATCTAAAAAAAGAAAAAAATATAATTCATCTATATACTCTAATAAAACAAAACATCCTAAAAAAAGAAGAAGATAA
- a CDS encoding helix-hairpin-helix domain-containing protein yields MKAIINVGVIVVIIIVATIGIFFSGNLDINENVNVVSESEQEKIQHVDGKNNDKLEKEKDIKNTQENTNIVKEVTIFVSGEVNNPGVVTINSDKRLADAVNKLGGFTQDADLNKINLAMKIEDEKHYIIPKIGENIEVSSSENSINTKNEENNLVNINEADIKELDSLPGVGEATATKIINYREEKGKFKSTEEIKDVNGIGDKKYENIKDMITIK; encoded by the coding sequence TTGAAGGCTATAATAAATGTTGGTGTAATAGTAGTTATAATTATTGTTGCTACGATAGGAATATTTTTTAGTGGAAATTTAGATATTAATGAAAATGTTAATGTTGTAAGTGAAAGCGAGCAAGAAAAAATTCAGCATGTAGACGGCAAAAATAATGATAAATTAGAAAAAGAAAAGGATATAAAAAATACACAAGAAAATACAAATATAGTTAAGGAGGTAACTATATTTGTAAGTGGAGAAGTTAATAATCCAGGAGTAGTAACTATCAATTCAGATAAACGTTTAGCAGATGCAGTTAATAAATTAGGTGGATTTACGCAGGATGCTGATTTAAATAAGATAAATTTGGCTATGAAGATAGAGGATGAAAAGCACTATATAATACCTAAAATAGGCGAAAATATAGAAGTATCTAGCAGTGAAAATAGTATAAATACGAAAAATGAAGAAAATAATTTAGTTAATATAAATGAAGCTGACATAAAAGAACTTGATTCATTACCTGGTGTAGGGGAAGCAACAGCGACAAAAATTATAAATTATAGGGAAGAAAAGGGAAAATTTAAATCTACTGAAGAAATAAAAGATGTAAATGGAATAGGCGACAAAAAATACGAAAATATAAAGGATATGATTACTATTAAGTAG
- the selD gene encoding selenide, water dikinase SelD, with translation MDIRKKLTDMTTSGGUAAKIGPEVLASVLAQLPKNTNTDNLLVGLETSDDAAVYKLNDSSALIQTLDFFTPMVDDPYIFGQIAASNSLSDVYAMGGTPIVAMNIVCFPSCNDMNVLAEILKGGFDKVKESGALLVGGHTVDDKEPKYGLSVSGIVHPNNVLSNATAKIGDKLILTKPIGVGILNTAMKEGLVDEKIAKYVVDVMVHLNKYAAMSFNNIKVNSATDVTGFGLLGHALEMAKASNVSIEINSKEVPVIEGAIEMASMGIIPAGMYRNKEYIGKDVDTNNIKTEIEDILYDPQTSGGLLVSVSSDLAEKLVEDMKKNGSIEAKIIGEVKEKQDKYIIVN, from the coding sequence ATGGATATTAGAAAAAAACTTACAGATATGACAACATCAGGTGGATGAGCGGCTAAAATAGGGCCAGAGGTTCTGGCTTCAGTATTAGCGCAATTACCTAAAAATACAAATACAGATAACTTATTAGTTGGATTAGAAACTTCGGATGATGCTGCTGTTTATAAATTAAATGATAGTAGTGCATTAATACAGACATTAGATTTTTTTACACCTATGGTAGACGATCCTTATATATTTGGGCAAATTGCAGCATCAAATTCATTATCAGACGTATATGCTATGGGAGGAACTCCAATAGTGGCAATGAATATAGTGTGTTTTCCGTCGTGTAATGATATGAATGTACTAGCCGAAATACTTAAGGGTGGATTTGATAAAGTAAAAGAAAGTGGTGCCCTATTAGTTGGAGGTCATACTGTTGATGATAAAGAGCCTAAATATGGTCTTTCGGTATCTGGAATAGTTCATCCTAATAATGTTTTATCAAATGCAACAGCTAAGATAGGCGATAAATTAATACTCACAAAACCTATAGGTGTTGGGATACTAAATACTGCTATGAAAGAAGGCTTAGTTGATGAGAAAATTGCTAAGTACGTAGTTGATGTTATGGTTCATTTGAATAAATATGCGGCAATGAGTTTTAATAATATAAAAGTTAATTCAGCAACGGATGTTACAGGTTTTGGACTTTTAGGACATGCATTAGAAATGGCTAAAGCTTCAAACGTAAGTATAGAAATAAATTCTAAAGAAGTTCCAGTAATAGAAGGAGCTATAGAAATGGCTAGCATGGGAATAATACCTGCTGGTATGTATAGAAATAAAGAGTATATAGGAAAAGATGTAGATACTAACAACATAAAAACTGAAATAGAAGATATATTATATGATCCTCAAACATCAGGAGGATTATTAGTTTCAGTTAGTTCAGATTTAGCTGAAAAACTTGTAGAAGATATGAAAAAAAATGGTTCTATAGAAGCTAAAATAATAGGGGAAGTAAAAGAGAAGCAAGATAAATATATTATAGTAAATTAA
- the selA gene encoding L-seryl-tRNA(Sec) selenium transferase has translation MLPSVDEVLGISKIVDILKEYPRSLVLESIREAIDLKRKEITNLKQDELNTFNLNNEKIIENVLNRLRINYSLSLKKVINATGTVVHTNLGRSLLSETLKDELWESASRYSNLEYNLDKGERGSRYDHLTNTIKRLTKAEDVLVVNNNAAAVLLVLSTLAKDKEAIVSRGELVEVGGSFRIPSIMELSGAKLVEVGATNKTHLKDYENAINEDTSILMKVHTSNYRILGFTESIEVDELSKLGKKYDIPVIEDLGSGVFIDLSKYGLSYEPTVLDSINKGADIVTFSGDKMLGGPQAGIIVGKKDYIEKMKKNQLTRALRVDKLTICALESTLRMYLDEEKAIKEIPTLRMLTYKLEELEEKANKLLNMINKLNLDADIWIEDGLSQVGGGSMPLETIKTKVISITPKNMNVSTLEKKLRLGEANIIARIYDNKYVLDVRTIFDDEYEIIVNELGNAFK, from the coding sequence ATGCTTCCATCAGTAGACGAAGTCTTAGGAATAAGTAAAATTGTAGATATATTAAAAGAGTATCCAAGGAGTTTGGTTTTAGAGTCAATAAGAGAAGCTATAGATTTAAAAAGAAAAGAAATAACAAACTTAAAGCAAGACGAATTAAATACATTTAATTTAAATAATGAAAAAATAATTGAAAATGTTTTAAATAGATTAAGAATAAATTATTCATTATCACTAAAAAAAGTAATAAATGCTACAGGTACAGTTGTTCATACTAACTTAGGGAGATCTTTATTAAGTGAAACACTTAAAGATGAGTTATGGGAATCTGCATCAAGATATTCTAATTTAGAATATAACTTGGATAAAGGCGAAAGAGGATCAAGATATGATCATTTAACTAATACAATCAAAAGACTTACTAAAGCAGAAGATGTATTAGTTGTAAACAATAATGCAGCTGCTGTTTTGTTAGTTTTAAGTACGTTAGCCAAAGATAAGGAAGCTATAGTATCAAGAGGTGAATTAGTAGAAGTTGGGGGATCATTTAGGATACCTAGTATAATGGAACTAAGTGGAGCTAAGTTAGTTGAGGTTGGAGCAACGAATAAAACGCATTTAAAAGATTATGAAAATGCAATAAATGAAGATACAAGTATACTTATGAAAGTACATACAAGTAATTATAGAATTCTTGGATTTACGGAAAGTATTGAAGTAGATGAACTTTCAAAGCTAGGTAAAAAATATGATATACCAGTTATAGAAGATTTAGGTAGTGGTGTATTTATAGATTTATCAAAATATGGATTGTCTTATGAACCTACCGTTTTAGATTCTATAAATAAAGGTGCAGATATAGTAACTTTTAGTGGAGACAAAATGTTAGGTGGACCTCAAGCGGGTATAATAGTAGGTAAAAAAGACTATATAGAAAAAATGAAAAAAAATCAGCTTACAAGAGCATTAAGAGTTGATAAATTAACAATATGTGCACTAGAATCAACACTTAGAATGTATTTAGATGAAGAAAAAGCAATAAAAGAAATACCTACTCTGAGAATGCTAACATATAAATTAGAGGAATTAGAAGAAAAAGCGAATAAATTATTGAATATGATAAATAAATTAAATTTAGATGCTGATATTTGGATAGAAGATGGGTTATCTCAGGTTGGCGGAGGGTCTATGCCTTTAGAGACTATAAAAACTAAGGTTATATCAATAACACCTAAAAATATGAACGTTTCAACATTAGAGAAAAAATTGAGATTAGGTGAGGCTAATATAATTGCTAGAATATACGATAATAAATATGTATTAGATGTTAGAACTATATTTGATGATGAATATGAAATCATAGTAAATGAATTAGGAAATGCTTTTAAATAA
- the selB gene encoding selenocysteine-specific translation elongation factor, producing the protein MKNIVIGTAGHIDHGKTTLIKSLTGRDTDTLAEEKKRGISINLGFTYFDLPSNKRAGIVDVPGHEKFIKNMLAGASGLDMVLLVVAADEGVMPQTVEHLDILSFLDTQKGIIVLTKCDTVEDEFIELVKEDIIEKVKGTFLENAEIIQVDSVSKKGINNLINKIDELSDEIDGNNENSPARLNVDRVFSVKGFGTVVTGTLIEGTISIDDELQIYPTQINTKIRSIQVHGESVDMAYAGQRTAINISNVKVEDIQRGDVLAAKNSLEEAMMLDVRISLVNHGEKTLKHWDRLRLYHGTREILCRAVPLDKEVIDSGESGFVQLRLEESIVAKKVDKFVVRYYSPMETIGGGIIIDTAPKKHKRFDKKVIEALKIKEKGELEDILEEYLKRYLNNYPSKKDIMSYSGESEQNVDMALEKLINSNKIVLINNMYMHNSQYENLKEESIKLLNQYHKKYRLRKGILKEEFRSKIESKFKTKEMDMLIDKFSKEKVLKVSDNLVSIYDFEVVFNNKQKEIKENIKSKLDKSGIETLLTIDDICNKNVYYEEVLEAMIGSEVEQLDEKYIISNNLYNKLKKEIIEYLKEKKEITLGEYRDLLNSSRKNCMIILENFDRNKITKREENKRILY; encoded by the coding sequence ATGAAAAATATAGTAATAGGAACAGCTGGTCATATAGATCATGGAAAAACAACATTAATAAAATCACTTACAGGAAGAGATACAGACACACTAGCTGAAGAAAAAAAGAGAGGTATATCTATTAATTTAGGGTTTACATATTTTGATTTACCTAGCAACAAAAGAGCTGGCATAGTTGACGTTCCAGGGCATGAAAAGTTTATAAAAAATATGCTAGCAGGTGCATCTGGATTAGATATGGTCTTACTAGTAGTTGCTGCAGATGAGGGTGTTATGCCTCAAACAGTAGAGCATTTAGATATACTTAGCTTTTTAGACACACAAAAAGGAATAATTGTTTTAACTAAGTGTGACACAGTAGAAGATGAATTTATAGAGTTGGTAAAAGAAGATATAATAGAAAAAGTAAAAGGTACATTCTTAGAAAATGCAGAAATTATACAAGTTGATTCTGTATCAAAAAAAGGAATTAACAATCTGATAAATAAAATAGATGAATTAAGTGATGAGATAGATGGTAATAATGAAAATTCGCCAGCAAGATTAAATGTGGATAGAGTATTCTCAGTTAAAGGGTTTGGAACGGTAGTTACAGGAACTTTAATAGAAGGTACAATTAGTATAGATGATGAACTACAAATATATCCTACACAAATTAATACTAAAATAAGAAGTATTCAAGTTCATGGTGAAAGTGTAGATATGGCATATGCAGGTCAAAGAACAGCTATAAATATATCTAATGTAAAAGTTGAAGATATCCAAAGAGGAGATGTATTAGCAGCTAAAAATTCTTTAGAAGAAGCAATGATGTTAGATGTTAGAATTTCCTTAGTTAATCATGGAGAAAAAACACTGAAGCATTGGGATAGACTTAGACTTTATCATGGAACAAGAGAAATACTTTGTAGAGCAGTTCCATTAGATAAAGAAGTTATAGACTCAGGAGAAAGTGGTTTTGTTCAATTGAGATTAGAAGAAAGTATAGTTGCGAAAAAGGTAGATAAATTTGTAGTTAGATATTATTCTCCTATGGAAACTATAGGTGGTGGAATTATAATAGATACAGCCCCTAAAAAACATAAAAGATTTGATAAAAAAGTTATTGAAGCTCTTAAAATAAAGGAAAAAGGAGAGCTAGAGGATATATTAGAAGAATATCTAAAAAGATATTTAAATAATTATCCAAGTAAAAAAGATATAATGAGCTATAGTGGAGAGAGTGAACAAAACGTAGATATGGCATTAGAAAAACTAATAAATAGTAATAAAATAGTACTAATTAACAATATGTATATGCATAATAGTCAATATGAAAATTTAAAGGAAGAGTCAATAAAACTATTAAACCAATATCATAAAAAATATAGGCTTAGAAAAGGAATATTAAAGGAAGAGTTTAGATCTAAAATAGAAAGTAAATTTAAAACAAAAGAGATGGATATGTTAATTGATAAATTTTCAAAAGAAAAAGTATTAAAGGTTAGCGATAATTTAGTTTCTATCTATGATTTTGAGGTGGTATTTAATAATAAACAAAAAGAAATAAAAGAGAATATAAAATCTAAATTAGATAAATCTGGAATAGAAACTCTTTTAACTATAGATGATATATGTAATAAAAATGTGTATTATGAGGAAGTACTGGAAGCTATGATAGGTTCAGAAGTAGAACAATTAGATGAAAAATATATTATAAGCAATAACTTATATAATAAATTGAAGAAAGAAATTATTGAATATCTAAAAGAAAAAAAAGAAATTACTTTAGGAGAATACAGAGATTTATTAAATTCTAGCCGTAAAAATTGTATGATAATATTAGAAAACTTTGATAGAAATAAAATAACCAAAAGAGAAGAGAATAAAAGAATATTATACTAA